From Paenibacillus polymyxa, the proteins below share one genomic window:
- a CDS encoding carbohydrate ABC transporter permease: MNLQNDKMLRSSLPKKESSRIVRSLGRVLRMTVMYVLLVLLALFLMGPFLWLLSVSLMPGRNIFSTPPAIFPTFIDFNNYVQVWQFMDFPKYMLNTVIITVLGVVLNVVLASLTGYPLAVFRFKGKNVVFTLLIATMIIPSYTAFIVHYLTIQGLHLGNTYMGVVLPGAVSVFNIFLMRQTFIHIPADVRDSGKMDGASEFRIWWQLVLPLVKPALAVISLLEAMSFWNSFLWPIVILNDTELYPLAAALTYLNGQFAYNFGWIAAGTMISVLPIIILFLFTQRYYMEGLAGAVKG; the protein is encoded by the coding sequence ATGAATCTACAGAATGATAAAATGCTGCGCTCGTCTCTTCCTAAAAAAGAAAGCAGTCGCATCGTGCGTAGTCTTGGTCGGGTGCTCAGAATGACAGTAATGTATGTGCTTTTAGTGCTGCTAGCCCTCTTTTTGATGGGACCGTTTCTATGGCTGCTTAGCGTATCCCTCATGCCAGGCCGTAATATTTTTTCAACGCCGCCTGCGATTTTCCCGACCTTTATTGATTTCAACAACTATGTTCAGGTGTGGCAGTTCATGGATTTCCCTAAATATATGCTGAATACGGTCATCATTACGGTGTTGGGCGTTGTGCTCAATGTGGTACTGGCCAGTTTGACGGGATATCCCTTGGCTGTGTTTCGCTTTAAGGGTAAAAATGTGGTGTTTACGCTGCTGATTGCTACAATGATTATTCCTTCTTACACGGCATTTATTGTGCATTATCTGACCATTCAAGGGCTTCATCTGGGCAATACATATATGGGTGTGGTGTTGCCTGGGGCAGTCTCTGTGTTCAACATTTTTCTAATGCGGCAGACGTTTATTCATATTCCCGCCGATGTGCGTGATTCGGGTAAAATGGACGGCGCTTCGGAGTTTCGAATTTGGTGGCAACTGGTGCTTCCGCTGGTCAAGCCGGCGCTTGCTGTGATTTCTCTGTTGGAGGCCATGTCGTTCTGGAACAGCTTCCTATGGCCTATCGTTATTCTGAACGATACGGAGCTATACCCGCTGGCAGCTGCACTTACGTATCTCAATGGTCAGTTTGCCTATAATTTTGGCTGGATTGCTGCAGGCACAATGATTTCGGTATTGCCGATCATTATATTGTTCCTGTTCACACAGCGCTATTATATGGAAGGCTTGGCGGGAGCGGTGAAAGGATAA
- a CDS encoding RNA ligase family protein — protein MGTEMKPVIPFEPELSEKVPIDAGPWRYEIKWDGTRILTYHDQGNTRLFNRKQHERTLLYPELARFSSYCRADSVILDGEMIALGADGKPSFHEIMRRDLIRRTERIQAAYEAVPATYMLFDIVYLNGEWVHRKPLQERLELLHQIIIPNERIQLAPAHPDGQALFQVMCSQGMEGIVCKKLDSPYTLGGQDRRWVKVKNYGDIIAVIGGYTLNGGVINAVLLGQYDKQGMLRYIGHVGTGKLTRGDWRQLTERLMPHTLSERPFINKPDRHQDAFWVKPMFTAKIQYSEWRWQEGRTLRQPSIQALVDQGIEQCIGPWK, from the coding sequence TTGGGTACGGAAATGAAACCTGTCATCCCGTTTGAACCAGAACTGAGTGAAAAAGTCCCTATAGATGCAGGCCCTTGGCGTTACGAAATAAAATGGGACGGTACAAGAATTTTAACGTATCACGACCAGGGCAACACGCGTCTGTTCAATCGTAAGCAGCATGAACGAACGCTGTTGTACCCGGAGCTTGCTCGCTTCTCCTCCTACTGTAGGGCAGATTCAGTCATACTGGACGGGGAGATGATCGCACTTGGTGCCGACGGTAAACCGTCGTTCCATGAAATTATGCGCCGGGATCTGATTCGCCGAACGGAGCGAATTCAGGCAGCCTATGAAGCCGTACCCGCTACTTACATGTTGTTTGACATTGTATATCTAAATGGGGAATGGGTTCATCGCAAACCGTTACAGGAAAGGCTTGAACTGCTGCATCAGATCATCATACCGAATGAACGGATCCAACTGGCTCCTGCTCATCCTGATGGACAGGCTCTTTTTCAGGTTATGTGCAGCCAAGGAATGGAAGGTATTGTGTGCAAAAAACTGGATAGTCCCTACACATTGGGCGGACAGGACAGACGATGGGTCAAGGTCAAAAATTATGGCGATATCATTGCCGTTATCGGTGGCTATACCCTGAACGGAGGTGTGATCAACGCTGTATTGCTGGGCCAGTATGATAAGCAAGGAATGCTGCGCTATATCGGGCACGTGGGTACAGGTAAGCTGACTCGTGGAGATTGGCGTCAGCTTACCGAGCGCCTGATGCCACATACTCTATCGGAGCGACCTTTTATTAACAAACCGGATCGGCATCAAGACGCATTTTGGGTGAAGCCCATGTTTACCGCCAAAATTCAATATAGTGAGTGGCGGTGGCAAGAAGGACGTACCTTGCGTCAGCCCTCCATCCAAGCTCTTGTGGATCAAGGTATTGAACAGTGCATCGGACCCTGGAAGTGA
- a CDS encoding ABC transporter substrate-binding protein, translated as MTKKAKGRLRLLVSMLALVVLLSGCGGGGSKPEKVDGGKVTLQFWTIALQPTFTPYFNRVIADYEQKNPNVKIDWKDYPYDAVTNKLLTSIASNSSPDVVNLNTEFASQMGSKGAVVDMNEHLSPEEKAAYFEGIYNSAVINGKAYALPWYTGTEVLYMNTKLVKAAGLDPAHPPKTREELSEWGRQINRKIGKAGYAQQLVSKLFAVDGIPILNKEKTAAAFNTPEAVTMIDNLKKQMEDGVVLKEDADFSQQVKYYAGEQVAFELAGPTFINFIKTAAPDVYKNTIAVPVPTGKADLRLSNSMDLVVPTKSAHIDEAVKFAVFLTNAESQTAFSKEANTLPSTKESIKDPYFTQSDQSLEAQAKVVSAQSLDKATDYMVGVPNAKDVNSAIARALQNILLNGSNTKETLTALEQEVNDILKQ; from the coding sequence GTGACAAAGAAAGCGAAAGGCAGGTTACGGTTGCTTGTATCTATGCTGGCGCTGGTTGTACTGCTGAGCGGCTGCGGTGGCGGAGGCTCAAAGCCGGAAAAGGTAGACGGAGGGAAAGTGACACTCCAATTTTGGACCATTGCGCTACAACCTACATTTACCCCGTATTTTAATCGGGTCATTGCCGATTATGAGCAGAAGAACCCTAATGTCAAAATTGATTGGAAGGATTACCCGTATGATGCAGTGACCAATAAGTTGTTGACGAGTATCGCTAGCAACAGCAGTCCGGATGTAGTGAATCTCAATACGGAATTTGCTAGCCAAATGGGCTCTAAGGGCGCTGTTGTTGATATGAATGAACACTTGTCGCCTGAGGAAAAGGCTGCTTATTTCGAGGGGATTTATAATTCGGCTGTTATTAATGGTAAAGCTTATGCACTCCCCTGGTATACAGGCACGGAAGTGCTTTACATGAATACAAAGCTAGTTAAAGCTGCTGGATTGGACCCTGCCCATCCGCCCAAAACGCGGGAGGAATTGTCAGAATGGGGCCGCCAAATCAATAGAAAAATCGGTAAGGCCGGCTATGCTCAGCAGCTTGTATCCAAGCTTTTTGCGGTTGACGGTATTCCTATCTTAAATAAAGAAAAGACAGCAGCTGCATTCAACACACCAGAAGCAGTCACCATGATTGATAATCTAAAAAAACAGATGGAAGATGGTGTCGTGCTCAAGGAAGATGCTGACTTCTCACAGCAAGTGAAATATTACGCTGGCGAGCAGGTTGCCTTCGAGCTGGCGGGCCCGACATTCATTAATTTTATCAAAACGGCAGCGCCGGACGTATATAAAAATACGATTGCTGTTCCCGTCCCAACCGGCAAAGCTGATTTGCGGCTTTCCAACTCTATGGACCTGGTCGTACCTACCAAGTCTGCACATATAGACGAGGCGGTGAAATTTGCTGTTTTCTTAACAAATGCAGAGAGTCAAACGGCATTTTCTAAAGAGGCCAATACACTACCTTCCACGAAAGAATCGATTAAAGACCCGTATTTTACTCAGTCTGACCAATCATTAGAGGCACAAGCCAAGGTAGTATCTGCACAAAGCTTGGATAAGGCGACAGATTATATGGTCGGTGTGCCTAATGCCAAGGATGTGAACAGCGCGATCGCGCGAGCCTTGCAAAATATTTTATTGAACGGAAGTAATACGAAGGAGACGCTTACTGCCTTGGAGCAGGAAGTGAATGATATTTTAAAGCAATAG
- a CDS encoding GNAT family N-acetyltransferase, translating to MRQIREEDHAVVMVDDGQVVAEVGYKSVDDHSLVIDHTFVSEQLRGQKIGKELIDKVVAMAREQHKKVIPACSYALALFKRHQEYSDVWQQ from the coding sequence ATGAGACAAATTCGCGAGGAGGACCATGCAGTAGTCATGGTGGATGATGGACAGGTAGTTGCAGAAGTAGGTTATAAATCTGTAGATGACCACTCTCTGGTCATTGACCATACATTTGTATCTGAACAGTTACGGGGTCAAAAAATTGGCAAGGAGCTCATCGACAAAGTTGTTGCTATGGCGAGGGAACAGCATAAAAAGGTGATCCCGGCTTGCTCGTATGCGCTGGCTCTGTTCAAGCGCCATCAGGAATACAGTGACGTCTGGCAGCAATGA
- a CDS encoding DUF420 domain-containing protein has translation MMNKASEDKQYVPTSNRNFTALIITVSIIANVIILLLFFSPIGYQGSVSFDLTIFPRLNAIFNSFTFIFLVAALVAIFKKNIKVHKTFILLAFASTVLFLFSYLTFHYISPETAKYGGVGILRPIYFTLLISHSILAAIIVPLALFTVVWGWTMQVAKHRKIARWTMPIWLYVSLTGVLVYVFMAPYY, from the coding sequence ATGATGAATAAAGCGAGTGAGGACAAGCAGTACGTTCCAACGAGCAATCGTAATTTTACAGCCTTGATTATCACCGTTTCCATTATAGCCAATGTGATTATTTTGCTGTTGTTCTTTTCGCCGATCGGATACCAGGGGAGTGTTAGTTTTGATCTCACTATTTTCCCAAGGTTGAATGCGATTTTTAACAGCTTCACATTTATTTTCTTGGTGGCTGCATTGGTTGCGATTTTCAAGAAAAACATTAAGGTGCATAAAACCTTTATTCTGCTGGCCTTCGCCAGTACCGTTTTGTTTTTATTTTCCTATCTGACCTTCCATTACATTTCACCGGAAACTGCAAAATATGGCGGTGTGGGTATCCTTCGGCCGATTTACTTTACGCTGTTGATTTCGCATAGTATACTCGCGGCGATTATCGTACCGTTGGCGCTATTCACAGTTGTATGGGGATGGACGATGCAGGTAGCAAAACATCGTAAAATTGCCCGTTGGACGATGCCTATTTGGCTATATGTGAGCTTGACTGGAGTTTTGGTGTACGTTTTCATGGCTCCATATTATTAA
- a CDS encoding carbohydrate ABC transporter permease has translation MIKWLRSESFTAWAFMTPGLLLLAVFVFWPIIYSIPLALTDYSVISDTHFVGLDNFEAAFKDRNFLISIWNSLLYVLIVPFLQIFSILMAVLVNSRIPGIKIFRTTYYIPVVTSMVAVALIWSWLLGNNSVVNYLLIQVGLISKDIHWLSDSNLALYVLMFITMWKGLGYYMMLYLAGLQNIPQDLYEAARVDGASRWRLIVHITLPLLKPYVLFCTLISLMSAIRVFDEVYVLTKGGPGTATLTSSLYIFQKGMEQFNFGYASALGLIVGAMIAVLSIIVFRFNRKGGVNPY, from the coding sequence ATGATCAAATGGTTGAGGTCGGAGTCCTTTACGGCCTGGGCCTTTATGACGCCGGGACTGTTATTGCTTGCCGTCTTTGTATTTTGGCCTATTATTTACAGCATTCCGCTGGCATTGACGGACTACTCTGTCATATCAGATACCCATTTTGTCGGCCTGGATAATTTTGAAGCAGCGTTTAAGGACCGTAACTTTCTTATTTCGATTTGGAACTCATTGTTGTACGTGCTCATTGTTCCCTTTCTTCAAATATTCTCTATCCTGATGGCTGTGCTGGTGAACAGTCGTATCCCCGGAATTAAAATATTTCGTACGACCTACTACATCCCTGTTGTGACTTCGATGGTAGCTGTGGCCTTAATTTGGAGCTGGCTGTTGGGCAATAACAGCGTAGTGAACTATTTGCTTATACAAGTCGGTTTGATTAGCAAAGACATACACTGGTTATCGGACAGCAATTTAGCCTTGTATGTACTGATGTTCATCACGATGTGGAAGGGACTCGGGTATTATATGATGCTCTATCTGGCAGGATTACAAAACATTCCTCAAGATCTGTACGAAGCCGCTAGGGTGGATGGAGCCAGTCGATGGCGTCTGATTGTTCATATTACACTTCCGCTGCTGAAGCCATACGTTCTGTTTTGTACCCTCATATCGCTCATGTCAGCTATTCGCGTATTTGATGAGGTATATGTATTAACCAAGGGTGGACCGGGAACGGCCACGTTGACATCCAGCTTGTACATTTTTCAAAAGGGGATGGAGCAGTTTAATTTTGGGTACGCTTCGGCACTTGGCTTAATTGTCGGTGCAATGATTGCGGTACTTAGTATTATTGTATTCCGATTCAATAGGAAAGGCGGTGTCAATCCCTATTGA